The genomic region CAGCTCACGGAAGTTCTGATCGGACTTCAGCTCCGGATAGCGCTCGGCCACCACCAGCAGCCGCGACAGCGCACTGCTCATCTGGGCCTGGGCGCTCTCGAACTGCTTGAGCGAACCGGGATCGGTCGGGTTGGCCTGCTGCTGCACCTGGCCCACGCGCGAGCGCGCCTCGGTCACGCCCAGCAGCACCTCTTTTTCCTGGGCGGCGTAGCCCTTGACCGTGTTGACCAGGTTGGGAATGAGGTCGGCCCGACGCTGGTACTGGCTCAGCACCTCGGCCCAAGCGCTCTTGGTGGCCTCGTCGCCACGCTGGATGTCGTTGTAGCCGCAACCGGCCATGCCACCGGCCAGGAAGCCGACCACGGCGGCGGCGGCCACCCAGCGGGCCAGCTGGCGTGCCGTTCCCTGCTTCTTCGTCGATTCCACCATGTATCCGCTACGCTCCAGAAAGAAGGAATGAGGAAAAGGTTCTCGACCCGATGGTACCTGCTGCGGCCCGTGTCGGCAGCCGATGTCGGAATAGCCCCTGCCATTGGCAGGGAAATGTCATGTCGGAAACGTCGTTCCCGCGCCCATGCATCTCCTCTGAACAAGTTCCAGGCGCAGGCGCGTCACACACAGAACGGGACGCAGGACAATGCGATAGCTATCGTCAATAGAAAGGCTATTGACGATAAATGGCAACGTAGTCATGCGCCCGTTCCGGGAATGCGACGGCCGCGAGGACTTGTTCAGAGGATCCCTTAGAGCCACTGCGTCAGCGAGACCCCGATGCCGATCCGCGTCTGGCGATGGTTGTAATCGATCAGGCTGGCGCCATAGCCATGGAAAAGGTTGACGTGCGCCTTCAGGTAGCTGCTGATCGGGAAGGCATGTTCCAGGCCCACCGAGCCGCGCGAAGGGTTGAGCCGCAGCGAATGGCGCACGGTGAGCGCCCATTCGTAGCCGCCATGACGGTAGATGGCCACGGCTTCGCCCCGTCCGTAGAAATTGCTGATGTCGGGGTTGTCGTCGTCCTTGGCATTTTCGGGAATGCGCCACCACGGCCGCAGCAGCAGGGTCCAGCGCTCGCGCTCCAGGCCCGCCTGGAAGATGATGCGGTTCCAGCTGCGCGACAGGGGCAGCGAGCGGCCGTTGGAATGGTGGTTGAGCGAGACCGAGGCCAGTCGGCCATGCCAGCCGCCCAGCCGGTAGTTGGTGCGGAAGACCGCCATCACCTCGGGCTCGTAGTTGGTCTCACGGAACGGGCGCGACAGCTTCTGGGTATAGATCTGCCACATCGAGCGCTGCGTGTAGCCCACCCACAGGTCACCGTTGTCGCCGAACAGGTTCTCGGCCACCTTCGACTTGAAGCTGATCTGGAACGTGGTCTCGGCGCGGCGCCCCTGGTTGGCCAGCGAGGCATTGCCGGCATCGGTCGTGTTGAGCGGGTTGGGCGTGCCCGGCGCCCCGTTCAGGCTGGTCGTCCAGTCCACGAACGAGATGTACATCGGCTTGTAGGGACGCAGCAGGAAGCGCCCGCGGTTGGCGTCGTCGTCGAGTTCCCAATGGTCGGTCAGGTCAGTACCCAGCGAGCGCCGCACGTCCTGCACGGCCCGCGAGACATGCGAGCCGTCCAGCAGCAGCTTGCCGCGAGGACTGTCGTTGTTCTCGTCGGCACGGGTGTCATCGCTGGCCCCCAGGTTGGGCAGACGGATGAGCTGCACGCCCCCTGGCACGCCGGATGCGCCCATGCCCTTCCCGGCCGGCTGGCCGCTGGCTGTCGCGGACTGACGCTCGCCCTGTCCCGAGCCGACGGGCTGTGCGGCCCGGTCGGTTGCCTGCTGGCCGCCCTGCCCGGCGGCAGCCGGCATCCTCAGCCCCCAGGCCTTCAGCTTCGGAAGCTCCCGGTCCGGCTGCGGCAGTCGCCGGGCCATCACTTCGTCGTAGCACCCCAGCCGGCTCATGTCGTCCTCGATGCGCACGCAGTCCGAGACCTCGCGCGTGGCGCGCTGGATGTCCCGGGCCTGGCTGGCCGGGATCAGCACCATGTTCGTGTCGGGCGAGGCCTGGGCCACGGACGGCGAAGCCCCCTTCCGGGCCTGCGACACGACATCGCGTGCCTGCACGGTGGCCTGCCAGCCTGCCAGCCCGACGGCCAGCGACACGATCGTGGTGATCTTCATGCTCGAGAGGGTCTTGAATAAGGATCGGGCGGTCGTAAAACGGGCGCGACGAATGGCTGACCATGGCGCGCGGAGGGACCCCGATTCTACGGAATATGAGACACCAGGATATTTCTAAAAAAAAATGATACGCTGCCATTTTTACTGGCGGGGTTCGCAGTCCGGACCCCAAGCACTGGCTGTACCGGGTCCGGAGGGGACCGGGCAGCCCCCCGGGTGTCGGCAAGCCTGCCGACACCCGCCGGTGGGCGCCCAACCTGGATGCCGGCACATCGGAGACAAGAAACGTGAGCACGCCCCCCCTCGACATCAAGGTCGATGAAGCACTGCACAATCGCCTGAAGAACATTGCCGACCGCAACAACCGCAGTCTTCAATGGCTGACCCGACAGGCGCTGGTCAGCTATCTGGAAGCCATCGAACGTGGACAGGAGCCGCCCGACCAGCTGCCCTCGCCCCGCGCCGATGCGCCGGAGCTGCCCGAGGGCGTCAAGGGCGAGCCCTCGGCCCCCTTCGTGGCCTTTGCCCAGCAGGTGTCTCCGCAGACTCCGCGCCGTGCCGCCATCACGGCCGCCTGGCGCCGCCCCGAGCCCGAATGTGTCACCTGGCTGCTGGCACAGGCCAAGGACTCCCCGCTGACCGACCCTGGCTTCCAGGCGCGCGTCCACAAGCTGGCCCGTCGTCTGAGCGAGGGCCTGCGTGCCCGGCCGCGCGCCGGCGGCGTCGAGGCGCTGATCCAGGAGTTCGCGCTCTCCAGCCAGGAAGGCGTGGCGCTGATGTGCCTGGCCGAGGCGCTGCTGCGCATTCCCGACAGCCAGACGCGCGATGCGCTCATCCGTGACAAGATCGGCCACGGCGACTGGAAGGCCCACGTGGGCCAGTCCCCGTCCATCTTCGTCAATGCCGCCACCTGGGGCCTGGTCATCACCGGCCGGCTGGTGGGCACCAACAGCGAGAACAAGCTGGCCTCGGCGCTCACCCGCGTCCTCAAGCAGGGCGGAGAGCCGCTGGTGCGCAAGAGCGTGGACCTGGGCATGCGGATGATGGGCGAGCAGTTCGTCACCGGCGAGACCATCGAGGAAGCCCTGGCCAACGCCCGCAAGTACGAAGCCAAGGGGTTCCGCTACTCCTACGACATGCTGGGCGAGGCGGCCACCACCGAAGCCGACGCCCAGGCCTACATGGCCTCCTACGAGATGGCCATCCACGCCATCGGCAAGGCCTCGGGCGGCCGCGGCATCTACGAGGGCCCCGGCATCTCCATCAAGCTCTCGGCCCTGCACCCGCGCTACAGCCGTGCCCAGGTCGATCGCGTTCAGGCCGAGCTGCTGCCGCGCGTGCGCCAGCTGGCCCTGCTCTGCCGCCAGTACGACATCCCGCTCAACATCGACGCCGAAGAGACCGACCGGCTGGAGATCTCGCTGGACCTGCTGGAGTCGCTGTGCTTTGACCCGGCGCTGGCCGGCTGGAACGGCATCGGCTTCGTGGTGCAGGCCTACCAGAAGCGCTGCCCGTTCGTGCTCGACTACATCATCGACCTGGCCCGCCGCAGCCACCACCGGATCATGGTCCGCCTGGTCAAGGGCGCCTACTGGGACAGCGAGATCAAGCGTGCCCAGCTCGACGGCATGGACGGCTACCCGGTCTACACCCGCAAGGTGCACACCGACCTGTCCTATCAGGTCTGCGCCCGCAAGCTGCTGGAAGTGCCCGACGCCATCTATCCGATGTTCGCCACCCACAACGCCCAGACGCTGGCCACCATCTACGAGCTGGCCGGCCAGAACTACTACCCGGGCCAGTACGAATTCCAGTGCCTGCACGGCATGGGCGAGCCGCTCTACGAGCAGGTCACCAAGCCCGTTTCCGAAGGCGGTCTGGGCCGGCCGTGCCGCGTCTACGCCCCGGTGGGCACCTACGAGACGCTCCTGGCCTACCTGGTGCGGCGCCTGCTGGAAAACGGCGCCAACACCTCCTTCGTCAACCGCGTCAGCGATCCGTCGCTGCCGATCGACCAGCTGATCACCAACCCGATCGAGGAAGCGGCCTCCATCTCGCCGGTGGGCGCCCCGCACGACCGCATCCCGCTGCCGGTCGACCTGTACGCCACCGAAGTCTTCGGCAAGCGCACCAACTCCTCGGGCATCGACCTGGCCAACGAGCAGCAGCTGGCCACCCTGTCGGCAGGCCTGCTGGCCAGCACGAAGCAGGCCTGGCTGGCCCAGCCCGGCAACCGCCCGGCACCCGCCACCGGCAAGGGCGCCAAGCTGCCCGAGGATGCCAAGCCCGTGCTGAACCCGGCCGATCACCAGGACGTGGTGGGCCACGTGGTGGAAGCCACGCCGGCCGACATCGAGGCTGCGCTGAAGACGGCCGAAGCCGCCGCGAAGACCTGGAAGGACGTGTCCCCGGCTGACCGCGCCGCCTGCCTGCAGCGCGCCGCCCAGCTGATGGAAGACCGCATGGCGATCCTGATGGGTCTGGTGATCCGCGAGGCCGGCAAGTCGCTGCCCAACGCCATCGCCGAGATCCGTGAGGCCGTGGACTTCCTGCGCTACTACGCCAACCAGGTGACGGCCGAGTTCCAGAACGACACCCACCGGCCGCTGGGTCCGGTGCTGTGCATCAGCCCCTGGAACTTCCCGCTGGCCATCTTCACCGGTCAGGTTTCGGCCGCACTGGCTGCCGGCAACCCGGTCATCGCCAAGCCGGCCGAGCAGACGCCGCTGATTGCCGCCGAAGCCGTGCGCATCCTGCACGAGGCCGGCGTCCCGGCCGACGTGCTGCAGCTGCTGCCGGGCGACGGCGTGAAGGTGGGCGCCCCGCTGGTGGCCGACGCGCGCATTGCCGCCGTCATGTTCACCGGCTCCACCGAAGTGGCTCGCCTCATTGCCGCCACCCTGGCCCAGCGCCTGGACAGCGAAGGTCACACCATCCCGCTGATCGCCGAGACCGGCGGCCAGAACGCGATGATCGTCGACTCTTCCGCACTGACCGAGCAGGTGGTGCAGGACGTGCTGGTCTCGGCCTTCGATTCGGCCGGCCAGCGCTGCTCGGCCCTGCGCGTGCTGTGCGTGCAGGAAGACAGCGCCGACCGCGTGCTGACCATGCTGGAAGGCGCCACCCGCGAGCTGCGTCAGGGCAACCCCGGCGTGCTGGCCACCGATGTGGGCCCCGTGATCGACACCGAGGCACGCGACAACATCGTCAAGCACATCGACACGATGCGCGCCAAGGGCCACCGCGTCAGCCAGCCCGCCAGCGCACGCGCCGACCATCAGGCCATGGCCGCCGGCACCTACGTGCCGCCCACGCTCATCGAGATCAGGAGCATCAAGGACCTGGGCCGCGAGGTCTTCGGTCCCGTGCTGCACGTGCTGCGCTACAAGCGTGACGACCTCGAATCGCTGATCCGCGACATCAACGGCACCGGCTACGGCCTCACCTTCGGTGTGCACACCCGCATCGACGAGACCATCGACCGCGTGCTGCCGCAGATCCACGCCGGCAACCTGTACGTCAACCGCAACACCGTCGGTGCCGTGGTGGGCGTGCAGCCCTTCGGCGGCGAAGGCCTGTCGGGCACCGGTCCCAAGGCCGGCGGTCCGCTGTACCTGAAGCGCCTGCTGTCGAAGCGCCCGCCGACCGTGATTCCGCGCACGGCCGACAGCGCCGCCGCCCTGGCAGCACTGACCGAGTGGCTGCCCAAGGCCGGTCTGGTCGAGGCCGACACCGCCCTGGCCCGCCAGTACCTCAAGGCCCTGGAAGACGCCCAGATCGGCACCGAAGAGCAGACCATGCCCGGCCCCACCGGCGAGAGCAACACCTATCGCCAGGAAGGTCGTGGTCGCGTGCTGTGCGTGGCCAGCAGCCCGGCCGGTGCCGTGGCCCAGCTGGCCACCTGCCTGGCCACCGGCAACCAGGCGCTGTTCGTGGCCTCGGGCGCCGCGGCCGACGTGCTGAACGGCCTGCCCGCCTCGGTGCGCGCCAAGGTCAAGCAGATCACCGATGCCGAGATCGACAGCGCTGCCTTCGAGGGCGCGCTCTTCGAGGGTGAGGCCGAGCAGCTCAAGGCCCTGAACCAGCGCTTGGTCAAGCGCAGCGGCCCGATCGTCAACCTGCAAGGCCTGACGCCCGCGCAGCTCAAGAGCGGCCAGCACTACGGCAACGAGATCCTGCTGGCCGAACGGTCCATCAGCATCAACACCGCCGCAGCCGGCGGCAACGCCAGCCTGATGACGATGGCCTGATCGCCGTCATCGCCCTGAAGGCGGAAGGCCACGCCCCTGCGGGGGCGTGGCCGGAAACCCGATGGGCCCAGGCCGGACGGCCCGCCAGACCGCGGCGGGCACGGTCCCAACAAAAAACCGGGCGCAAGGCCCGGTTTTTTCATGCTGGCTGAGTACCAGCCCCTGAGTACCAGCCCGTTTTCCGGGCCGGTCACGGCTTCAGTGTCATGTCTTCGCCGCCCTGCCTCAGCGCCGTTTCGGCGCCGGCGGCATGGCCTCCTCGAACTGGACAATGATCTGCTCGATGTCGGCCCGGTGTGCGTGCAGCAGATCGACCAGCGACTTCTTCCGGCGGGCCGGCTTGGCGGGCGCCTTCATCACCGCCGGCGCCGGGATGGATGCCAGCAGTTCCTTCAGCCCTTCCGGATACAGCGGGCAGTCGGCCCGGGTCTCCTCGGGCCGGTGCCAGATGGCCGAGAAGTCCGTGCCATCGCTTTCCTTGCCCCGGATCACCTCCCGGGTATAGAAGGACGGGTCCTCGAAGCGGGCATCAAAGACCAGCACGATCTCGTGGCGCGGCTCATTGCCGATCTTGAAACGGTTCTCCAGCGTGCCGATGAGGCGGACCTCGGCGATCTCCGCGCCCAGCTCCTCCTTCAGCTCCCGGGCCAGCGTCTGCGCGCCGGACTCGCCGAACTCGATGCCCCCCCCCAGCGGCCGCAGGTAGGCCCCGTTGCGGTGCGGATCGTGCCCCCGCGCCACCAGGATCTTGCCCTCATGCCGGAACACACAGATGGCCACTGGCCGGACGACTTGCGCTGTCATGACGATTCCTTCAGTGATGATGATGGCCGCGGAACCGGCCGGGACTGTGGAGGATTATCCCTTATTTTTCAGATAAAGCTCGACACGATCAGTCGTCCAGGTAGGCACTCCGGTTCCGAAAAAAGCTTGCCGTACCGAATCACCTGGGCCCCTCCATCACACCCTTCCGTGCGCCTGTGCGAGCCTCCCTGCGCGCTGACTTGAACTCATCCACCAGCTCTTCCGGGTCGATCCGGTGCATGCTCAACAGCGCATCGAGTGCACTGCTGGCCTGCTCAAGAGCAGCCATATCGACTGTCTCCCCGGTCTGCGTCGGGATGAACACGCCCACCGTCTGGCCATGCCGGGTCACGGCCACAGGTGAGCCATCCTGAATGTACTCAGCCAGCCCCGCACGAAACTCTCTGATCCCTGCCTTGACGATCTGCATGGCCTGATTCCGTCATGTCGAAATGTGTATCTCAGTGTACACAACTGGCCGATATCCCACAATATCAAGGGACAGAGAGTCCTCCTGCCCCCCTACCTCCTCGCCACCCCGGCGCCCTGAACGACATCCTCCACCGCCTGCAGCACCACCGGCAGCTCGGTGAGAAGCCTGATAGAGCATTGCAGGAATCATCAATCCTGATGCAAAATGACATCAAATCGAATGGAGCCTTCCGATGCGCACTACGGTCACACTGGATGACGCACTTTACGAACAAGCGCTCGCTGTTGCCGACCCCGACATGGACAAGGCCGACCTCTTCCGGGAGGCCGTCAAGACCTTCGTCCGTATCCAGTCAGCCAAGCGTCTGGCCGCCTTGGGAGGCAGCATGCCTGACATGCAGCTTCCGCCGCGGCGCTCCCATTCCGACGATCCTGCATCCATCCAGGCCCAGCCTGCCACTTCTCGAAACGAAGATGGTTTTCCGTCGCTGCCATGACGACACGCGCCATCCTTGTAGACAGCAGCGTCTGGGTTGATCATTTCAGGCATGGCAATGAAGCACTGACAACGCTGCTTCATCAGGACCGTGTGCTGGTACATCCCTTCGTCATTGGTGAAATCGCATGCGGCACCCCGCCTGATCGCACCCGGGTCCTCGCCTGGCTGGCCGAGCTGCGCAGCACCCAGATATGCAGTCTGAACGAACTGATGGCCTTCATCGAGCGCCATCGTCTCTACGGTCTGGGCTGCGGCCTCGTCGATCTGATGCTGCTGGCCTCGACCCTGATGACGGAGAACGCTCTGCTCTGGACGCTCGACAGAAGGCTGAACAGCCTCGCAGAACGATTTGGCATCGCCCACACTGTCCGCTGAGTCTCGCAACGCACGGCCCGTCCTTTGCCCCCTACCTCGCCGCCACCCCGGCGCCCTGAACGACATCCTCCACCGCCTGCAGCACCACCGGCAGCTCGGTGAAACCCTCGCGGTCCAGGAAGTGGCCGGCGTCCGGCACCCGGTGCACCGTGCCGCCCAGGCGCTGTGCCAGCTGCTCGCTCACGGCCGGCGGCACTGCATAGTCGTTGGTGCTGACGACGTGATGCAGGACCGGCGACATGGCGTGAATCGTGGCCGTATCGATCTTCGCCCGATCGGCGTAGGCATCCACGTCAAAGCCATCCAGCGTGGACAATCCCGGGATCCGCCCCGCAAAGCCCGACACCAGCACGATGCCGCCCAGCCTCTTCGCGCCGGACTGACTGGCGAAATGCAGTGCGCTGATGGTGCCCAGGCTGTGTGCCACCAGAACGGTGTGTTCACCCGGCTGCCCGATGGCCTCGCGCATCGTGGCCTGCCAGCGGTCGAAGTCCGGGTAGCTGCTGTCCGGCATCCGCAGGCGGGTGACCTGAATCCCCCGTTCCCGCAACTGCGCTTCCAGCCAGGGGAACCAGTGCTCCTCGGGCGAAGCGTCGAAACCGTGGATGATGAAGACTCGCCAGGGATTCCGTTGCGTCATGATGATTCCTCCTCGTTGACCAATCAGGATACCCCGTCCCCAAGGGACTCCCGAACCTCAGGCCCCCCACTGGACAGGGCTTCCCCGGCCCACTGAAATCGGCGGGCCCGCTTCACCCCCCACCGATGGCGTTATCATCGCCCCTACTCTTCCCTGCGCAAGTCCCCCGGGACCACCGCATCCCCTCTCCCCCCCTCTCCTCGACTCCCGTTTCATGGCAGCAGAAAGTTCCTCGTTCGACCTCATCCAGGTCGTCTCCCTGCTGGGCGCCGCCGTCGTGGCCGTGCCCCTCTTCAAGCGACTGGGCCTGGGCTCGGTACTCGGCTATCTGGCCGCCGGCCTGGCCATCGGCCCCTACGGCCTGGCCCTGGTCACCGATTCGCACGCCATCATCCACATTGCCGAATTCGGGGTGGTGATGTTCCTGTTCGTCATCGGACTGGAGATGAAGCCCTCGCACCTGTGGGGCCTGCGTCGGCAGATCTTCGGCCTGGGCAGCCTGCAGGTGATTCTCTGCTCGATCCTGCTGACCTTCGTCGGCGTGCTCTTCGGCTTTTCGTGGGCGGTGTCCTTTGTCAGTGCCACCGGCTTCGTGCTCACCTCCACCGCCATCGTCATGCAGGTGCTGGGCGAGCGGCAGGAACTGGCCTCGCCGCGTGGCCAGCGCATCGTTTCCATCCTGCTGTTCGAGGACCTGCTGATCGTCCCGCTGCTGGCCATCGTCGCGTTCCTCGCGCCTGCCACACCCGAGAGTGCCGCGCATGCCACACCGCTGTGGCAGACCATCGGCACTGCCCTGCTCAGTCTGGCCGCCCTGGTGGCCGCGGGCCTCTGGGTGCTCAACCCCCTGTTCCGCGTGCTGGCCGCCAGCCGTGCCCGGGAGGTCATGACCGCTGCCGCGCTGCTGGTGGTGCTGGGTGCCGGCCTGCTGATGGAAATGGGGGGCCTCTCGATAGCCATGGGCGCCTTCGTGGCCGGCGTGCTGCTGTCCGAATCGAGCTTCCGGCACCAGCTGGAAGCCGACATCGAGCCGTTCCGCGGGCTGCTGCTGGGTCTCTTCTTCCTGGGCGTCGGCATGGCGCTGGACCTGAAGGTGGTGGCCGAGAACTGGGGCATCATCGTCTCGGGCGTCATCGCGCTGATGGTGACCAAGGCCCTCTGCGTCTATGGGGTGGCCCGCTTTGCCGGCAGCAACCACACGGATGCCATGGACCGCGCACTGCTGATGGCCCAGGGAGGTGAGTTCGCCTTCGTGCTGTACTCGGCAGCAGCCAGTGCCGGCGTGATCGATGCGCGGGTCAACGCCAACATGACGGCCATCGTGGTGCTGTCGATGGCCATCACCCCGCTCGTGCTGGTACTCTACCAGCGCTTCGGTAACCCCGCCCCGGCCGGCGAGGCCCGCGAGGCCGACACCTTCGACGAACAGCATCCGATCCTGGTGGTGGGCATGGGACGCTTCGGCCAGATCGTCAACAGCATGCTGCAGATGAGCAGCCACAGCACCACCGTCATCGACCTGGATCCGACCACCGTGGCCGGGCTCAACCGCTACGGCATCAAGACCCACTTCGGCGACGCTTCCCGCCCTGAACTGCTGCTGACGGCCGGCATCGAGAACGCCCGCCTGCTGGTGATCGCCATCGACAACCGGGAACAGGCACTGTCCATCGCCCACTTCGCCCGCGAGGTGAACCCCAACATCGACATCGTGGCCCGTGCCTACGATCGACTGCACACCTTCGACCTGTACCAAGCCGGTGCCAACGAGATCGTGCGCGAGACCTTCGACGCCGCCATCCGTGCCGGCAAGCGTGCCCTGGAAAGGCTGGGCATGAGCCGCGACGACGCCGAGAAGGTCGGCAAGATCTTCTACCGCCACGATCGCCACGGCATGATCGAGCAGGCCCGCGTCTACGACCCCACGCTCGGCCCCTTCAATAACAAGCAGATGGCCGAGCTGGTCGTGGCGCAGCGCGAAAGCACCCGCGAGGCCGTCCAGGCCGCCCTGCGGGGCGAAGAAGAGGAATGGCCGCATGGCGACGACTGAGCCGGTTGCCCCATGACCCGCGCCGAACGCCTGCTGGAGCTGATGCAGCGGCTGCGCCGTAGCCGGCAGCCGCTGCAGGCCCACACACTGGCCGAGCAGCTGGACATCAGCGTCCGCACCCTCTACCGCGATATCGAGACCCTGCGCCACCAGGGCGCCGACATCGAGGGCGAGGCCGGCGTGGGCTATGTGCTGAAAAAGGGCGGTCCCACCCTGCCGCCCCTCATGTTCCGAGAAAGCGAGATCGAGGCCCTGGTGCTGGGGCTGCGCTGGGTGGGCCGCCATGCCGACCCGGCCCTGGCCGACGATGCCCGCTCGGCGCTCTCCAAGATCGGCGCCATCCTGCCACCCCGGCTGGCTCCCATCTTCGACGAGCACGCGCTCTACCCCGCCGGCCGCCGGCAGAACACCGAAAGTGACGAGAACAGCGTGCTGCCCACCGTGCGCGCCGCCCTGCGCGAGAACCAGCGCCTGCGTCTGGACTACACCGACGGCGAGGGCCACACCAGCCAGCGCATCGTCTGGCCCCTGGCACTGGGCTACTTCGACGAGACCCCGGTCCTGGCCGCCTGGTGCGAGCTGCGCCAGGACTTCCGCCACTTTCGCACCGACCGCATGCAGCGGGCGCAGCCCGTCGGCCCCTGCCCGCTACCCCGCCTGCGCATGCTGGCCGAATGGCAGCGCCACACCGGCGTCGATCTGAGCCGGTACGACCCGTGATCGTGCAAGGGCATTCCCCGGACCGGATCCCGCAGCCGAACGACGCGCTCACGCCACCCGCAGATGCTTCACCAGCACCTGAAAAAATCGTGAGTCCGTCTGACCGTCCGGTCACCTGCCGCCTCCTGACGAAAACTGACAGCAGCCCGGCGTATAGTGGCTTCACGTCAGGGAAGCGCTTGGCCTTCCCCACCCCAGGAGCCCACGATGAGCCACTTCACCCTCTACACCAACCCCCGTTCCCGCGGCCGCATGGTGCGCTGGATGCTGGAAGAATGCGAAGCCACCTATGAGGTGGTGCCGGTACCCTATGGCGAGCCGATGAAGTCGGCCGCTTACCTCGCCGTGAACCCGATGGGCAAGGTGCCCGCGCTGAAGGTGGACGACACCGTGCTGACCGAGGCACTGGGCATCTGCACCTGGCTGGCCGAGCAGTTCCCGGAAAAGAACCTGATCCCTCCCGCAGGCCATGTGGAACGGGGCGAGTTCTACCGCTGGATGTGCTTTGCGCTGCATCTGGAATACGCCGCCATGGACCGCCGCTTCCAGCACCCGGACAATGATCCGGAACGCCGCTTTTCCGTCGGCTATGGCGACTTCGACACGGCCTTCAACACCCTGCGGGAACACCTGAAGACGCGCGAGTATCTGGTGGGTGACCACACCACGGTGCTGGACCTCTACTACGCGGGCCTGCTGATGCAGTTCATGCAGCCGCGGGGCACCGATACCGACAATCCGCGCAACCGTCCGGTGCTGTCCATCGACGATCCGGTCCTGGGCCCCTACGCCAAGCGTCAGATATCGCGCCC from Lautropia mirabilis harbors:
- the putA gene encoding trifunctional transcriptional regulator/proline dehydrogenase/L-glutamate gamma-semialdehyde dehydrogenase — its product is MSTPPLDIKVDEALHNRLKNIADRNNRSLQWLTRQALVSYLEAIERGQEPPDQLPSPRADAPELPEGVKGEPSAPFVAFAQQVSPQTPRRAAITAAWRRPEPECVTWLLAQAKDSPLTDPGFQARVHKLARRLSEGLRARPRAGGVEALIQEFALSSQEGVALMCLAEALLRIPDSQTRDALIRDKIGHGDWKAHVGQSPSIFVNAATWGLVITGRLVGTNSENKLASALTRVLKQGGEPLVRKSVDLGMRMMGEQFVTGETIEEALANARKYEAKGFRYSYDMLGEAATTEADAQAYMASYEMAIHAIGKASGGRGIYEGPGISIKLSALHPRYSRAQVDRVQAELLPRVRQLALLCRQYDIPLNIDAEETDRLEISLDLLESLCFDPALAGWNGIGFVVQAYQKRCPFVLDYIIDLARRSHHRIMVRLVKGAYWDSEIKRAQLDGMDGYPVYTRKVHTDLSYQVCARKLLEVPDAIYPMFATHNAQTLATIYELAGQNYYPGQYEFQCLHGMGEPLYEQVTKPVSEGGLGRPCRVYAPVGTYETLLAYLVRRLLENGANTSFVNRVSDPSLPIDQLITNPIEEAASISPVGAPHDRIPLPVDLYATEVFGKRTNSSGIDLANEQQLATLSAGLLASTKQAWLAQPGNRPAPATGKGAKLPEDAKPVLNPADHQDVVGHVVEATPADIEAALKTAEAAAKTWKDVSPADRAACLQRAAQLMEDRMAILMGLVIREAGKSLPNAIAEIREAVDFLRYYANQVTAEFQNDTHRPLGPVLCISPWNFPLAIFTGQVSAALAAGNPVIAKPAEQTPLIAAEAVRILHEAGVPADVLQLLPGDGVKVGAPLVADARIAAVMFTGSTEVARLIAATLAQRLDSEGHTIPLIAETGGQNAMIVDSSALTEQVVQDVLVSAFDSAGQRCSALRVLCVQEDSADRVLTMLEGATRELRQGNPGVLATDVGPVIDTEARDNIVKHIDTMRAKGHRVSQPASARADHQAMAAGTYVPPTLIEIRSIKDLGREVFGPVLHVLRYKRDDLESLIRDINGTGYGLTFGVHTRIDETIDRVLPQIHAGNLYVNRNTVGAVVGVQPFGGEGLSGTGPKAGGPLYLKRLLSKRPPTVIPRTADSAAALAALTEWLPKAGLVEADTALARQYLKALEDAQIGTEEQTMPGPTGESNTYRQEGRGRVLCVASSPAGAVAQLATCLATGNQALFVASGAAADVLNGLPASVRAKVKQITDAEIDSAAFEGALFEGEAEQLKALNQRLVKRSGPIVNLQGLTPAQLKSGQHYGNEILLAERSISINTAAAGGNASLMTMA
- a CDS encoding type II toxin-antitoxin system VapC family toxin, with protein sequence MTTRAILVDSSVWVDHFRHGNEALTTLLHQDRVLVHPFVIGEIACGTPPDRTRVLAWLAELRSTQICSLNELMAFIERHRLYGLGCGLVDLMLLASTLMTENALLWTLDRRLNSLAERFGIAHTVR
- a CDS encoding phospholipase A, producing the protein MKITTIVSLAVGLAGWQATVQARDVVSQARKGASPSVAQASPDTNMVLIPASQARDIQRATREVSDCVRIEDDMSRLGCYDEVMARRLPQPDRELPKLKAWGLRMPAAAGQGGQQATDRAAQPVGSGQGERQSATASGQPAGKGMGASGVPGGVQLIRLPNLGASDDTRADENNDSPRGKLLLDGSHVSRAVQDVRRSLGTDLTDHWELDDDANRGRFLLRPYKPMYISFVDWTTSLNGAPGTPNPLNTTDAGNASLANQGRRAETTFQISFKSKVAENLFGDNGDLWVGYTQRSMWQIYTQKLSRPFRETNYEPEVMAVFRTNYRLGGWHGRLASVSLNHHSNGRSLPLSRSWNRIIFQAGLERERWTLLLRPWWRIPENAKDDDNPDISNFYGRGEAVAIYRHGGYEWALTVRHSLRLNPSRGSVGLEHAFPISSYLKAHVNLFHGYGASLIDYNHRQTRIGIGVSLTQWL
- a CDS encoding type II toxin-antitoxin system Phd/YefM family antitoxin; the encoded protein is MQIVKAGIREFRAGLAEYIQDGSPVAVTRHGQTVGVFIPTQTGETVDMAALEQASSALDALLSMHRIDPEELVDEFKSARREARTGARKGVMEGPR
- a CDS encoding NUDIX hydrolase, with the translated sequence MTAQVVRPVAICVFRHEGKILVARGHDPHRNGAYLRPLGGGIEFGESGAQTLARELKEELGAEIAEVRLIGTLENRFKIGNEPRHEIVLVFDARFEDPSFYTREVIRGKESDGTDFSAIWHRPEETRADCPLYPEGLKELLASIPAPAVMKAPAKPARRKKSLVDLLHAHRADIEQIIVQFEEAMPPAPKRR
- a CDS encoding RBBP9/YdeN family alpha/beta hydrolase, which encodes MTQRNPWRVFIIHGFDASPEEHWFPWLEAQLRERGIQVTRLRMPDSSYPDFDRWQATMREAIGQPGEHTVLVAHSLGTISALHFASQSGAKRLGGIVLVSGFAGRIPGLSTLDGFDVDAYADRAKIDTATIHAMSPVLHHVVSTNDYAVPPAVSEQLAQRLGGTVHRVPDAGHFLDREGFTELPVVLQAVEDVVQGAGVAAR
- a CDS encoding LemA family protein yields the protein MVESTKKQGTARQLARWVAAAAVVGFLAGGMAGCGYNDIQRGDEATKSAWAEVLSQYQRRADLIPNLVNTVKGYAAQEKEVLLGVTEARSRVGQVQQQANPTDPGSLKQFESAQAQMSSALSRLLVVAERYPELKSDQNFRELQAELAGTENRITVARKRYIDSINAYNVLVREFPVNLTAKVLGYAPKPQFSVENEAAISKPPTVDFGGGQSAPAAQPAPAAQ